The following proteins are encoded in a genomic region of Dokdonia donghaensis DSW-1:
- a CDS encoding WD40/YVTN/BNR-like repeat-containing protein, whose amino-acid sequence MKTKHILLGLCIASLSIPSQAQEIALKGKELFGDITARQIGPALMSGRIIDMEVHPTNAQIIYTGTAGGGVWKSQDGGASYAPIFDDHIQSIGQVAIDPTDPDQTVWVGTGEIWTRNSVSVGNGLYRTKDGGNNWQKTPGFDNSERISGIEIDPNDGNTVYVGVLGALWSDSDDRGVYKTTDGGKTWEKVLYINNTTGVADLIMDPSNSNILYASMWEFRRTAWDFNSGGVNSGLHKSTDGGKTWKKIHNGFPEGKLGRIGVAVASSEPSIVYAVIESEQEKDKGLYRSEDGGANWKRTNGDFSLTVRPFYFSRIVVDPKNPDVVVKGGLSGSISRDGGNTFKPLGNMHSDIHDIVFDINNSDMMHVGTDGGVYRSWNGGTTMEIVSNLPLSQFYHISVDNAEPYNIYGGLQDNGSWYGPSSSPGGIEARDWTRVGVGDGFRVLPHPTKDILYSEMQGADNVWRYDMKRNYTKNVKPLPAKGSADLRFNWNPPMATSTHQPDRFYMGSQFLHVSEDMGDTWKVISPDLTTNDPKKQEKNSGGLSADNSGAETHTTIFTIAESPINEKVIWVGTDDGNVQITRDGGANWTNVVANIPGLPSNTWVYHIEASVHGAGTAYAVFEGHARGDMKPYVYKTTDYGKSWKSITSDDITMFARNIQEDYENENLLFLGAENGLYITVDGGLNWSKFTNNFPATAVHFLDLQKQTNDLVAGTHGRGVIIIDDISILRDIKPEILDKNVHFFDTKPGTMVEEGGFGGGSTELEFVGPNPGNALKIKYYLKKRHTFGKMTLAIQDMEGNEITTLAPGKSKGINIVSWNYASKSPKLAAAKTFAFGGFTPVRVQAGMYKAVLKKGKETYETTFEVKNDPKSFITALERKEQYKTSKQLFDIQEDLAYMVYQTNVMVNSAQDAIEANAKAAKVAQPLIDDLNELKNTLVVTTGDNYVGTAPPQLREKLSTLYSDVASNYEAPSATQKENINLLLERFNTAKADFEKIKSKRLVKFEKYLEKQEMKPITFDTKEAFLDSKE is encoded by the coding sequence ATGAAAACTAAACACATCCTCCTAGGTCTGTGTATTGCTTCCTTAAGCATACCTAGCCAGGCACAAGAAATTGCCCTCAAGGGCAAAGAACTCTTTGGCGACATTACCGCTAGACAGATAGGACCCGCGCTTATGTCTGGTCGTATTATAGATATGGAAGTTCACCCTACTAATGCTCAAATAATATACACCGGTACCGCAGGTGGTGGGGTATGGAAATCTCAAGATGGAGGTGCTAGCTACGCTCCTATTTTTGATGATCACATACAGTCTATAGGTCAAGTGGCTATAGACCCTACAGATCCAGATCAAACGGTATGGGTAGGTACAGGAGAAATATGGACTCGTAACTCAGTCTCTGTAGGAAATGGACTTTATCGCACAAAAGATGGTGGTAATAACTGGCAAAAAACACCAGGTTTTGATAACAGTGAGCGCATCTCTGGTATTGAGATAGATCCTAATGATGGTAATACAGTGTATGTAGGTGTGCTGGGTGCTTTATGGAGCGATAGTGATGATCGTGGTGTTTATAAAACAACAGATGGCGGTAAGACTTGGGAAAAAGTTCTTTACATAAATAATACTACAGGTGTTGCAGATCTTATTATGGATCCTAGCAACTCAAACATACTCTATGCTTCTATGTGGGAGTTTAGACGTACGGCTTGGGATTTTAACTCTGGTGGTGTTAACTCTGGACTGCATAAATCTACAGATGGAGGTAAGACCTGGAAGAAAATACACAATGGTTTTCCAGAAGGTAAATTAGGACGTATAGGTGTTGCAGTAGCATCTAGTGAGCCTAGCATTGTCTATGCGGTAATCGAGTCAGAACAAGAAAAAGATAAAGGATTATACAGATCTGAAGATGGCGGAGCAAACTGGAAACGTACTAATGGAGACTTCTCACTTACTGTGCGCCCGTTTTACTTTTCAAGAATAGTAGTAGACCCAAAAAATCCTGATGTAGTAGTAAAAGGTGGCCTTAGTGGTTCAATATCTCGTGATGGTGGTAATACCTTTAAACCGCTGGGTAATATGCACTCGGATATACACGATATTGTTTTTGACATAAACAATTCTGATATGATGCACGTGGGTACAGATGGTGGCGTATATCGCTCTTGGAATGGTGGTACAACAATGGAAATAGTATCTAACCTTCCTTTATCTCAATTTTATCACATCTCTGTAGATAATGCAGAGCCTTATAATATTTACGGTGGTTTACAAGACAATGGTTCTTGGTACGGTCCATCTTCTTCTCCAGGTGGGATTGAAGCTAGAGACTGGACACGTGTAGGCGTAGGTGATGGTTTTAGAGTGCTACCCCACCCTACTAAGGACATCTTATATTCTGAGATGCAAGGGGCGGATAATGTGTGGCGTTATGATATGAAGCGTAACTACACAAAAAATGTAAAACCACTACCTGCAAAGGGTAGCGCAGATCTACGCTTTAACTGGAACCCTCCTATGGCAACAAGTACGCACCAGCCAGATCGCTTTTATATGGGGAGCCAGTTTTTACACGTGAGTGAAGATATGGGTGACACTTGGAAGGTAATCTCTCCAGATCTCACTACAAATGATCCAAAAAAACAAGAAAAAAACTCTGGCGGACTCTCTGCAGATAACTCGGGAGCAGAAACACACACAACGATATTTACCATTGCAGAATCACCTATAAATGAAAAAGTTATTTGGGTAGGTACAGATGATGGTAATGTGCAAATAACACGCGACGGTGGTGCAAACTGGACTAATGTAGTTGCAAATATACCTGGCCTACCGTCAAATACTTGGGTATACCACATAGAAGCTTCTGTACACGGTGCCGGAACTGCATATGCAGTTTTTGAAGGACACGCAAGAGGTGATATGAAACCTTATGTGTATAAAACTACAGATTATGGTAAAAGCTGGAAAAGTATCACCTCAGATGATATTACAATGTTTGCCCGCAACATTCAAGAAGATTATGAAAATGAAAATTTACTCTTTTTGGGAGCAGAAAATGGTCTGTATATAACTGTAGATGGAGGTCTTAATTGGTCAAAATTTACAAATAACTTTCCAGCGACCGCTGTTCACTTTCTTGATTTACAAAAACAGACTAATGATCTTGTCGCTGGTACTCACGGGCGTGGTGTTATTATCATAGATGATATAAGTATCTTGAGGGATATCAAGCCAGAAATACTAGACAAAAATGTACACTTTTTTGATACTAAGCCAGGTACAATGGTAGAAGAAGGCGGTTTTGGCGGCGGTAGCACAGAGCTTGAGTTTGTAGGCCCTAACCCTGGGAATGCTCTCAAAATCAAATACTATCTAAAGAAGAGACACACCTTTGGTAAAATGACGCTTGCCATACAAGATATGGAGGGTAATGAGATAACAACACTTGCCCCAGGTAAATCGAAAGGAATAAACATTGTCTCTTGGAACTATGCAAGCAAGTCACCTAAGCTTGCCGCGGCAAAGACATTTGCCTTTGGAGGGTTTACGCCAGTAAGAGTACAGGCAGGAATGTATAAAGCAGTCTTAAAAAAGGGTAAGGAGACCTATGAAACAACCTTTGAAGTAAAAAATGATCCAAAATCATTTATTACAGCACTAGAAAGAAAGGAGCAATATAAAACTTCAAAACAACTTTTTGATATTCAAGAAGACCTAGCCTATATGGTGTATCAAACTAACGTGATGGTAAACAGCGCTCAAGATGCCATAGAGGCAAATGCAAAAGCAGCAAAGGTGGCACAACCACTTATAGATGATCTCAATGAGCTTAAAAACACACTCGTAGTTACCACAGGTGACAACTACGTAGGTACTGCCCCACCACAACTTAGAGAAAAACTAAGTACACTGTACAGTGATGTTGCTTCAAACTATGAGGCGCCTAGTGCTACTCAAAAGGAGAATATTAATTTACTATTAGAACGCTTTAATACCGCAAAAGCAGACTTTGAAAAAATTAAATCAAAACGCCTAGTGAAGTTTGAAAAATACTTAGAAAAGCAAGAGATGAAGCCTATTACCTTTGATACTAAAGAAGCCTTTTTAGATAGTAAAGAGTAA